Sequence from the Calidithermus timidus DSM 17022 genome:
ACCGTAGTGCCGGATGTCAGTGGATGGCAAAGCCGCACCCCTCGCAGCACCACACCACCCCCCGCACACGCTCGCGCTCGGCACGGATGGCGCAGCGCAGCTCGAAGAGGGCGTCGTCGAGCCGCGCCCGGAGGATCTCGCGCTGTTCGTAGAGCCGCTGCAGGGGGGTCTGGGGGATCACGCTCGCCATAGCCGCCTCCTTCGGCCGGGCGCGCGGGTGCAGGCCTGTCCCGACACCCCGGCCGGTCCCCCCAGTGGGGCGCTCGCGCCCCCTGGCCCCTCTGCGGTCCGGGGTGATCCCTTCGGAAACCCTTTCAGCTTCCCGTCCGGCGACCCTAGTACTCCAGCACAGCCCCGGTCTCCAGCCCGCCCGGGCGACTCCCCGGAAGCGCCAGGGCAGGGGCGTGGGTGCGGGGAAAGCCCTCAAGGTGCGCTGGCCGCTGCTCAGCCGGGGTTACCCCGGCTCCCAACACCGGCCTGTGTGGCCTAACCCCACAGGCTTGTTGAGGGGACCAGTTGAGGCCTCGGACGTCGTTTGGCTTGTGAAGGTGTTTGCCCTTGACGATTTGCGGGAGCCTCATCCCCTCGCCCTCGATGCACCCCGTCTAACCATTAACCGGATTCGATCTGTATATCCTGGACCGGTAGACGGATTTCACGGCATGAGGTGGGTGGATGGTCTTCAGCGGCAACGACACGCTACGGCTTCACGGCGAGGCCCTCTGTGCCTCGTCCCCCCTTCCGGGGGCAGCCCACCTGGTGCTTGACGCCCCCTGGGGATACGCCCTGCATACGCTGCCGCACCTGCCCCGCCCGGTGTTGGTGGTCACCGGGGTGAACTCAGCCCCCTACCTGCGTGACCTGGTGGACCTCAGGCCACAGGGGGTGATCGCCCGTCCTGTGGGCCCCCAGGAGGTGCTGGCTGCCCTGGGGCGGGTGGCCGAAGGGGAGTGCTTCTACGAGGGTCCTGTGCTGGAAGACGGACTGCTGCCCTGTGAGCGGGCGGTGCTGCGGCGTCTGGCCTTCGGGCTGGAGAACGCGGAGATCGCCCGCGAGCTCGGGGTGAGCCGCCGCACGGTGGAGAACCGCGTGGGGGCTCTGCGGGAGAAGCTCGGCCTGAGGGGCGGGTAGAGCTGGCCCTCTACTACCTTGGCATGCACCCCCGGCTGTGGGCCGGAAGGGGGGTCATGCCCGCAGTGCCAGCCTCGAGTCGGCCGGCCCCCTGCTGTGGGGGGCCGGCCGGTACCGCCGGGTTTTAGCGCTCACGCCGCTTGCGCTCGAGGTACTCCTCTTCGGCGGCCCTGGCCTCCGCCGAGCCCCGCGGCACGGCGCGCCAGGGAATTTCCCGGCTCACCAGGGCGCGGGAGAAGCCCAGGCGGGCGAGCAGCCACCGAATCAGCGCGAGCATGGCGTCCTCTTCGACCTACAGTGTACCGCAGGCGGGTGACCCGGCGGGGTACATCACCCACTGGTCGAACCACAGGATCCCGTCGGCATAGCCGCAGTAGTAGTTGCCCGCCCGGTAGGGGATGGTGCCTGAGTCGACGACCCCGGAGGAGGCATACCAGAGGACCCGGTGGTTGCGCCGCTGCTCCCCGGTGTCGTGGTTGAGGATCTCCGCAGCGATCTCGCCTTCGATCCACGCCCGGCTGCAGGAGACCCGGTGGCGGGTGTAAGGGTTGCCCAGGGGCCACGAGCGGTGCAACGACACCGCGCTGGTGCAACTGGGCGGGAGGGTCTGTGCGGGTTCCACGCCCTGCGCCCTTAGCCTCGACCGCAGCTCCTCCACCCGTGCCTCGAGGTCCGGGCGCCGCTCGAGCAGCCGCCTCACGTCCGCCGGGTCGCGCAGGTTAAAGGCCTCGAACCCCAGCTGGTGTGTAGCCACCACCTCGTCCGCGCTGCCTGCATCTCCCTGGGTGGGCCCCTGGGCCTGCTGGCTACAGGACGTGAGGGTCAGGGAGTACTACAGGCTAGGGCAAGATGCCCTGCCGGATCTCTACACCTTTTTGGACAGCGTGGGGATCCTGGTGTACAAGGCTTCCTTGCCCCGGGAAGCAGGGGTGTGGGGGCCTTTTACCGGCATCCTCGCCTGGGCTACAGGTCCTGCTCAACGTGAACGCCACCCCGGGGCGGCAGGCCTTCACCCTGGCCCACGAGCTAGCCCATGCCCTTTACCGCCCGGGCCGACTGGGTGGCGGAAAGCGCCCTCGCTTACCGCGAGCACCCGGGGGACGTGGTTGCCTTTCGGGGTGCCTTTTGGGCAGATTACCTGGCTGAGCCTCAGGCGCCCCTTCCTTGGCGGGCAAAGCTTTCAGGCGGGGGCCCTGCTGGGGTGGTGGGAGATCTGGAGGCGCATCTTTTTGACCTCGCGATCTGGCTTTTGGGTGTCCCTATAGAAAGGGTCCGCGCCCATGTGGCCACTGTATTTCCAGAGAGGGAGAACCCGAATTTGGCTGGGATTTTGGCTCAAGCGGGGGTGCACTGGGCATCTTGGAGCTTTCGCGTATACACCCGGTGCGGCCGCAGCGCCTCTACTTGGAGCTGGAAGGAGAAAAGGGTGCTTTGCGCGTAGTGCCTTCCTTAGCGGGCAAGGCCGAAGAGGCGGGGCTGTTTCGGGCAACCAGGCCTGGGGTATGGGAGCCGCTACCCCTTGAACCTTCCCTGCTTCGGAGTAGAGATCCCAAGAAGCCCTGGGGGCTCTTCCACTTTCGCGAGCTTGTCCGCCGCTTTTTGTAAGCTGTGTCCCAGGGATCTGTACCTACTCCTTCCCTGCGCGACGGGGTGGTGGTTCAGGCGGTCATCCAAGCCGTTTTGGAAAGTGCCCAAGTGGGTTGCGAAAGGGAGGTAGCCCATGTTTGAGGGTAAGGTGGCGGTGATCACGGGGGCCAGCAGGGCATTGGTCAGGCCATTGCCTTGGCCTTAGCGCAACGGGTGGCTAAAGTAGTCCCGGCTGCACGTGATCGGGAGCGGCTCGAGGCGGTGCACAAAGAGGTGGAAACCCTGGGTGCGCAAGCCTTGGCGGCGGGCGTAGGGTTGGAGGAAGGTGGGGTGGTCGTTTCCTTTCCGGTCCCTGGGGATGGCCCGTTCCACCTGACCGAAGGGGGCTTCCAGTTTGCGGGAGTAGTGGCCGTTCTTACGCCCGCCCTTTTTGCGGAGGAAGGCGTCCCGGTCGGCCTCCAGGAGGAACTGGAGCACCTCGGTCACCGTTTCCTTCACCGCTTCCCGGAGCATGGCTTGCAGGGTATCCCCGTCCATGGGGTACCTTCCTCCCTGCTCTGGTGATCCCTTTTTTACACGAACCCTGCGCGCAGCGTCTCGGTCACCGCCACCTGCACCGCGTGGAACTGGTGGTGGTAGCCCGCCATCTTCTTGACGAGCCTCCCGCTGCCGTCGTCCTCGAAGACGAGGAAGTAGATGGTCGCGCTCTCGTCGGCTGCGTTTTTGAGCTCCAGCACCGCCAGCGGCAGGCCATTGACGAACAGCACCACATCGGGGCGGCGCTCGTGGCGGTTTTCCACCACGGCAAGCTGGTTGACCGCCAGCCAGTCGTTGTTGGCGGGTTGGTCGAAGTCGAGCACGCACACCTGTACGCCGCGGATCGCGCCGTCCCTATCGCGGTNCTCGACGGTCACGCCGTTCACCAGCAGCCGGTGCAGGGCGCGGTTGCGCTGGAGCAGGTCTGCGCCCTCGAGCCGGGTAAGCTTGCGGAAGGCATCCTCGAGCGCCTCGGCCGGCAGCGTCGGATTGAGCCGGGCCAGCGCATCGCGCAGCCGCTGCGAAAGTATGACCTCGCCATAGTTCGCCCGCTCCGCCGCGGGCATATCCGGCGCTATGTCGGGGCCGTTGGCAACCTGCCAGCCACCAGCTTCCAGCCACTCGAGGGCGGCTTCTTCGACATCGGATTCGGTCAGGCGCGCCATATCTTCTCCTGGGTGGTTGCGCCTTCTGTAATCGGATTTTCCCGGTCGAGATGCCAACGCAGGGGGTTTTTGGCGATGTATTGCCGGATGCGGTTCAAGGATTCTTCGTTGCGGATGATGTGTTCGTAATAATTGCGTTGCCAGACGGCGGCGCCCGGCGTGCCGCGCATTTCGTTCATGCGTTTCGTTGAAACCATTTTGAATGCCCCGACCAAACGACCAATCGGTTTGCGGGTCGTTGGCATTGGACGGCCATGTCCGGTAGGGGCGGTTTGCGAACCGCCCCTACGACGACCATCATCGACGATCACGATGATGCCGTGTAAATGATTCGGCATGATAACCCATTCGTCCAATTCCACATGTTCGTATTGTTCGGCCAACCATTGCCACGATTCGGCAACAATCCTGTTCCATTCGTTCAATCGCATTTGGCCATCCACAATTTCACCAAACAGACGCGCCCGATTCTGCGTGCAAATGGTGATGAAATACGCGCCCTGTTGGGCATAATCGTATCCCTTCAGGCGAATGCTGCGGCGGTTGTTACGGCCGGTCGGCTGACCGTATAGATCGTGTTTCACCTGTTCCATGTTTTCAAAAATAGGCCGCATCCTTCATTGGTAATTGGTCGTGCGGCGAGCGACATTCTGAGGTTCACACGATACACCACCAGAGATTCCAGCCAAGCGAGGGCGGCGAGTGTGACGGCGGATTCTGTCATGCGCTCGCAGGACTGTCATTGTCGTCCACTGCTTCAGCAGTTACCAGCTTGACCATATGATCATAATGCACCTTATCCTGAGACTCGATGAACTCCAATAAATCCCTCAACACAGAGCCAGCTTCGGCAAGAAGAGAGGGGTCGTGTTGAGGATCGCCGATTGCGTCGCCGTGAGAATAAGTGTGTAAGAAACGAAGAATTCTCGTTTTCTTCGCTTGTTCAAAGGTTGCGGCTTTCATTTTTTGCCAGAGGTCACCGGGCGTAGCGGGTTGGCGAAAAGCCAGAAAGGCCTCAAGTAGGCGCCTTGCCATATTGGGCAAATGGTAGTGTTCTTCGAGACTCGCTCCAGCGGAAGTGGCTGCTGATACAGCGCGGTAAATACATGCAAAAACGTATTGATACTCCGACTCAAACTCCTCCAACAACGGATCGAGCCGGCGGATGCTAGCGCATCTCTGGCCGTGGCTTAGCAGGCACTCAAGCATATAAAAACGCGCTGGCCTCTTGCTAGCGTCTTTCTTGTTCTGACCGGGAAGGTGGTGAAACCAATTCCGCACTTGACGGAAGAAGGTGAAGTTATGAGTAAAAATGAAGACCTGACCTGCCTTTTCTACCCGCTGGCGAATAAAGCCGTAGGCCATATAGAGCGCGCTAGCATCTAAGCTGGAGACCGGGTCATCGAGCACCACAATGCCATTCTCGAGATCGAAGCCCTTGTCCTCTAACGCCTTCAAAAAATATAGCAGCGCGATGGCTGTCATCTCACCTTCGCTTAAAGCATTCGCAGGGACGCCGCCACGTGTAATCGTGTAGCCAGTCTCCTTGATTTGCAGTTGAAGCTCACTGTGGCCGAGGTACTTGCAGAGGTCCTCGTTCAGCTCCTCTGCCGGCTGGCGATGCTCGATAATTTCTCGTTCCAACCTGGCGATTTCGTCATCGAGGCGCTTTACCTCTTGCTCCGCTGCTTGCAGGGCGGCCTTCGCGTGCTCGATAGCATCCCTGCGACGCACGAACTCTTCCAGTTCCGCTGCGATCATGCCACGCGCCAGCCGCTTGCGGGCTTCACCGACCCGCTTCTGGAAGTCATCGCAGGCCTGGTTGTGCTTGCGGATCACCGCATTCAGCTTCTCGACCACCTCCGCGTCCACCGCTGGCGCTTGAAGCTCTGGGTTGACGTGCTCAAAAAGCCGACGCTTTTTCTCGGTGAGCGCTTGCACTGCAGCCTCAAGAAAGCTCTGCGCCGCCTTAAGGGTTTCCCTCAGTCCTGTCTCCGCAGTCTGAAACTCCGGCTCGAGATCGTCGTAAAGCTCTGCCTTGTTCGGCAATCTGAGCTGAGCAGCTTGCCTTCCCATCTCTTCAAGCTCAACGATAGACGAATCAATTTTTTTCACAAACGCCTCATACTGATCGCTGAAATGCGCTTCAAGTCTGGCCAAGCGCTCCTCAGGCAGTTGCTGCTCACAAAACAAGCATCGTTTGGCCTGTCTCTCCCGATGTAATGTGAGTCCTTGGCGTATCCATTCGGAGAGCGGATGATCATCCTTTAGAGCTTCCATCAGTGCGGAGACAACCGTCTCCGTCAATAGACCCGACAATTTCTTGAGAATTGCATCGAAGTCAGGCAGAGTGTATGAGACTTCCTGTACTTTTGGCTTCGGAGTCGCGCGATGCTGGGTCAGCAGCTTCTCGCGCTCTTCATCGCTGAGGCGATGGGCAGTGCCGTCTCCGGCTGCAGCCATCTTTTCGGCTTCCTCGCAGAAGTCGGATTTGTCGTAGTTGTTGTATGGGTTCTGGCCGCTGGAGCGGAGGGTCTCTTTGATGAGTTTGGCCTGGTCAATACAGAACTGACCGAAGTCCTTCTCGGCTCTCTGCTTCGTGGATCGCGCGGACTCGAGCCTTGACTGCGCTGTCGCACGCTCGCCCTTCAGACGTTCAAGCTCCTTTTGCTTCTCGACGCTTTCCGCTCCCAACACGAAGATCGGCGGCAGGTCTCCTCCGCCCACGGGAAAAACGTTCTCATTCACGAAGTCCCTGTTGAACACCCGTATCGGCACTTCTCGGGTCTGGAATTTCTCTCCCGATACCTCCTGCCCATCAAGTTTGAGAGTGACGTGGCCTCCGGGTTTCGTTCGTTTCTCGAGGCAACGAAGAATTCGGCTGAGCGTGGTTTTGCCTGTCCCGTTCCACCCGTAGATCACGTTGTACCGCCCAAACTCCAATAGATTGGAGGGCCACTTAAAATCTCGGAACACACCGCAGTCTTGGAGGCGCGGAATGGAATCAATACGACTCATAGTCCTCTCTCCTTCAAAAATTTCTCCGCATCCTTCACCCGCAGCTCGCCGGAGATGAGCTTGGGCAGCAGCGCGTCACGCAGGGCGGCAAGGGTAGTAGATTGTGACCTGTTGCCAATAATTTGTTCGTAAGCAAATGGAGCTAAGCTGCCAAGATTTACCCGCCGCCACTCACCCGCCATACCCCATCTCCTTCAGCAGCGTCTCGGCCTTCTCGAGCAGCCGTGGAACCTCGTTCTGAACGATGGCCCAAACGATTTCTGCGTCCACCTCTGCGTATGCGTGGATTATCCGGTTGCGGAAGCCGACAATCTGGCGCGCAGGGCCGATGGATTCCTCAAGTTCGGGGAAATGGCGCGTGGCCTGGCTGACGGCTTCGCCCACTATCGAAAGCTCCCGCTCGACTGCCCGGCGCAGCATCCGATGCTGCTTGAAGCCGGAGAGGTCGCTCCCATGCACGTACTCCAGGATTGCCCGGCAGGCATCGGCAATGTCCCACAGGTAGGCTTCCCGACTACGCCGCGGCATACAGGGTTTCTTGGCTGGCCTCGATTGCCCGCTTGAGATACGGGTTGCGGACAGCCCCAATCTCCACCAGATCCACCCTTCGCCCAAACAGGCTCTCGAGGTCCTCCAACAACCCGAAGTAGGCCTCTGCGTGCGCTTGAGGGGTCATGGGCCGGAATTCCACGCAGAAGTCCAGGTCGCTCTTGTCGGAATCGAAGTCGTCGCGCAGGGCAGAGCCGAACAGGGCCAGGCGCTCGACCTGGTAGCGTTCGCACAGCGTCCGCAACGCTGACTTTTGGGCAACGATAAGCTCTGCCACTACTCGAGACCCCCTTTTTCAACATGGTAGCCAATGCTTCGCAGGTTTGCCCAGATCTCTTTCTCCAGCCTCGCCGATTCGGCAAACTGCTCTGCGAGCGTGGCGGTGAGCCGCTTCATCTTCTCCTCGAACGGTTCGTCGTCGTCCTCCTGTCGCTCGGCACCGACGTAGCGGCCCGGAGTCAGCACGTGGCCGTGCTTGCGGATTTCCTCCAGCGTGGCAGATTTGCAAAAGCCCGGCACGTCCTGATATTCGCCCGCTTCTTTCTCACCCCGCCAGGCGTGGTAGGTGCCCGCGATGATGTTCTTGCGGATCTCGCCTTCGCCGGACTGATTTGAAGACATCGAGCCGTTGGCTAGCACGAAGCCGGCCACCCCTGCGGGCGCGAGGTGATGGATGATGTGCTGCACCCAGGCGAAGTTGGCGTTGCCCACCGGCGGCACGCCGTACTGCCAGCGCTTGTCGTCGCGCAGGCGCTCGCCGCCCCAGTCGGAGACGTTGAACGGGGGATTGGCGAGGATGAAGTCGGCCTTGAGGTCGGGGAGGTCGGGAAACTTGTCGTCGTGGAAGGTGTCGCCATGCGCGATCTGGCCCTCGATGCCGCGGATGGCCAGGTTCATCTTGGCGAGCCGCCAGGTGGTGTAGTACTCCTGGCCGCAGATCGAGATGTCGGCCTTGGCCTTGCCGCCGTTGCCGCTCGCGTGCGCGCGGATGAACTCGACCGACTGCACGAACATCCCTGAGGAGCCGCAGCAGGGGTCGTAGACGCGGCCGCGGTAGGGCTCTAGCATCTCCACCAGGAACTTGACCACGCAGCGCGGCGTGTAGAGCTCGCCACCCTTCTTGCCCTCGGCGCTAGCGGAAGTACTCGTAGACCCGGCCCAGCACGTCCTTGGCGCGGCTGGTCTCGTCGCCGACCTTGATGTTGCTGATCAGGTCGATGAGCTGGCCCAGGCGCTGCTTGTCGAGCGCGGGGCGGGCATAGTCCTTGGGCAGCACGCCCTTCAAGGCCGGGTTGTCGCGCTCGAGGCCAGCCATCGCGTCGTCCACGAGCTGGCCGATGGTGGGCTGGCGGGCCTGGGCCTTGAGGTGCGCCCAGCGCGCCTCGGGCGGCACCCAGAAGATGTTCTGCGCGCGGTACTCGTCGGGGTCTTCGGGGTCGGGTCTTCCCACGCTCCGCCTCCCGGGGGCATAGCCTGCCACTCCAGCCAGGCTTTGCCGGGCAGGTGCATCTCCGCCCGGAGCTGCAGGAGGTGGAAGCGGGTTTTCCATGGACTATAGCCGGGGCCAAGGTCGGGTCTAGGCCTTGGGGCCATGCGGGCAGTGGTGGTGGGCGCAGGCATCGGGGGCTTGGTGGCGGCCCGGATCCTCAAGCGGGCAGGCCTCGAGGTGGTGGTCCTCGAGGCCCACACCTACTCCGGGGGGCTTGCCGGGAGCTTTTACCACCGGGGCTTCCGCTTTGAAGCGGGGGCCACCCTTCTCACGGGCCTCGCCCCCGGTGCGCCCCTGGCCCTGGCCTTGGGGATGGCGGGGGTGGAACCCCCTTGGAACCCGTTGCCCAAGGGGTTTCCCCTTCTGGAAGTGCTCCTCCCCAAGGGGCGGGTGGTGCGGCCCGTGGGCCTTGCGGAGGAGGAAGAGGCGCAACGGGACTTCTTTGGCCCCAAGGTTCTCCCCTTTTGGGCGTGGCAACGGGACCGGGCCCGCCGCCTCCTCGCCCTCGCTCCCCGCCTGCCCTGGCCCCCGGAGGCGGAGGAGGTGCGGCGTGGGCTTCCCCTCCTCCCCCAACTCCTGCCCCTTCTGCCCGACCTTTTCCTGCCCGCTTCCTGCCGCGCGCCCGAGGACCCCGCCTTCCGCCGCTTCCTGGCGGCCCAACTCCTCATCGCTGCCCAAACGGAAAACCCCTACGCCCTCTACGCCGCCTTGGCCCTGGACCTGCCCCACCTTGGGGCGGCTCTCCCGGAAGGCGGCATAGGCCGACTGGCGGAGGCCCTGGCCCAGGGGCTCTCCGTTCGCTACCGTGCCCGGGCGGTGCGCCTCCTCCTGCGGGGAGAGAAGGCCTTTGGGGTGGAGGTGGTCTACGGGGGCCGGCGCCGCGGGGAGCGGGAGGTGGTGGAAGGGGACGTGTTCCTCTTGAACGTGCACCCTGGGCCCCTCCTGGGCCTTCCCGAGCGGGTTCCCCAGGACGCCTGGGGCGCCTTTGTGGTCTACGGCGTTCTGCCCTTCCGGGTTCCGCCCCCCTACTACCGGCAAAACGCCCGGGAACGGCCCTTCGCCTTCCTCTCCCTAAGGCCCGAGGAGGAAAAGACCCTCTTTAGCCTCTCCCTCCACACCCCCTTGGCCCTTTGGGAGGGGCTGGACCCGGAGGGGTATGGCCGGGCCAAAGCCCTTTGGCTGGAAAGGGCCCTCGCCCTAGGGGAGGCCCTCCTCCCTGGGCTCCGGGAGGCGAGCTCCCTCTTTGCTGCCACGCCCCGCACCTACCGGCGCTACGTGGGCCGGGCCTGGGTGGGGGGAATCCCTCAGACCCACCCTTTCCGCTTTCCCCGCGTGCGCCTCCTCCCCAACGCCTTCCGGATCGGGGAAGGGGTTTTTCCGGGGCAGGGGATTCCCGCCGTTGCCCTTTCGGGCGTGCGGGTGGCCCGCCTGGCCTTGGCCTACCTGGGCCTAAGGCCCCCTGAGTCTTTCCCGGGCCTCCTCGAGCCCTTTGGCCATCCCCTCCCGTGAGGGGGCCCCTCACCTACGCGCCAAAGCTTCCAGGTAAGCCAGGATCCGCCTGGCCGTCCGGCCTTCCCGCTCCGTGAGGAGGTCCAAGTGGGTGAGGTCGGGCAGGACCTGGGCCTCGCCTTCTCCACCGGGGAAGAGGTCTTTCAGGCGGAAGTCCTCGGGCTTGGGGAAAAGCCCACGCCCTGCCCCCAAGGCCAGGACGGGGTAGGGGAGGGGGCGGGGCTTGAGGTCGGGCCGGACGTAGGGGTAGCCCGCCACCTCCAAAAGGAGCCGGTAGGGGAAGTACCACTCGGAAAACCCCGTTTCGGGGTGGGCGTAGGCCTGCAGGAAGGCCCTGGGGTCCGTGGCCTCCCCCGTGTCCCGCCAGGCGATGGGCCCACTCCTGGGCCCCCGCACGGTGAGGACCACCCTCCCCTGGAGAAGCCCCAGAAGGCTTAGCCCCTCCCGGGCCCAGGCCCGGCCCACGCTGACGCTAAAGGCGGGGAAGAGGCTGTAGTGGTCGTCTATCCGGAGGAGGGCCTTGGCCTCCCGAGTAGCCCGGTAAGGGCCAAAGGGGACGGTTTCCTCAGGTCGCTTGGCCGCCATGAAGGCCTCTGCCTCCGCCAGGGCCAGGGTTTGGGGACTAAGGTCGGGGAACTGGAAGACGGGGCTTACCCGGCCCGAGAGGAGGTCCCGCAGGCCTGGTGCCCGCCCGAAGGGGGTTTCCTGCCCATCCCAAAAGGCTTCTTCCGAGAGGGGGAGGAGGTTTGGGCTTCCATCCAGGAGGATAAGCCCCGTAAGCTTCTCCCCGTAGGCCCAGGCGTAAAGCCCCGCCAGGCTTGCCCCCAGGGAATGGCCGGCGAGGACCACGGGGGCCCGCTTCGCCGCCTCGTCCACTGCCAGGTCCAGGTCCCTTAGGTGGACGTCCAGGCCGAATTCCCGCAAAGGGGAGAGGTCGGGCTCGGGGAGGGTTTGGTAGTAGGTCACGGGGTCCTCCCCCTGGAAGCCCCGGCGGTCCTCGAGGCCATTGGCCCGTCGCTCCCAGGCCCAGACCTCAAGCCAGGGCGCTTGGCGCCGTAGGTGCTCGGCCAGGAGGGCGAAATTGGTGCTTCCGCCCAAAAGCCCCGGCACCAGGAAGAGCACGGCCTTGGGCACTTGGGCGGGGTAGACGAGGGCATAGCTTTGGTCCAAGCCGGGGTGACCCGTGGGAGCCCCGGGGAGGGCCCGGTATTCCTGAGCCCAAGCCAGGGCTAAGAAGAGGGCAGCCCAGAAATGGCGCATGCCCCCATGCTCGGCAAACGGGATGGAGGGGTTTGGGTTTGGGGCTACCTTTGGCAAGCCGAAAACAGGGTGGCTGTCCCCCCAAGACCCCAGGGGTCCGCCTGGTCCCTGTGGGGTCTCCCGGGGGCTCACAAAAAACCTCCCAGGATGCCCCGGTTTTCAAACCAGGGAGGAATCGGTGCGCCGCCGAAGGCGGCGACGTCCTTTGCCATGCAGAAGCTTTGTGGTAGGCTATGTTCATGCACAGGGCGGAAACAGTCATGCTCAAGCTGGCCGCCCCGTCTGCGAACAAGCGAGCGTGGTTGGAAAGCACTGCTCAGGCCTTCCGGGACGGGGTAGGGATGGTTTTGGGTGTGGCTGCATCCGAGAAGACCAGCAGCCGCACACGGCTCCACCACGCCTGCTGCGCCGCTATCCGAAAGAAAACTGGACTGCCCAGCGACTACGCCCGCATGGTCATCAACGCGGGTGTGGCGCTGGCGCGTTCCTACTGGGTCTGCGCAAAGGCAAGCGCCGCCCCTCCTTTCCGAAAGTCAGGAAGTCGTAGGGCATCGGGCTGGGGGTCAACGCCTACGCTGTCTTGAAGCGCGGTGAGCGGTTCTTTCTGCGGGTTTCTACCGGGAAGCGGGGTCAGTACAAGTGGCTGCCCCTGTCGGTTCCTGTGCATCTGGCCTCCAAACTGACCCACGTTTACGGCGACGCCAAGCTGTTCCAGCGCGGGAAAGACTGGTTCGTCATGCTTCTGCTGCGCATCCCCCACACATCTACCGTCCGTGACGGCGACCCCGTGGTCATCGGTGTGGATCTGGGCGTGGTGCGGCTGATGACGGCGGCGACGCCGGACGGGGTGAAGTCTTGGAACGGCCTGCCTGTGCGCCATCGCCGGGAACGCTACGTTGCCCTTCGCAAGCGGCTCCAGAGACACCGCCGCACCGACCGGGTGAGGGCTCAGTCGGGCAAGGAACGCCGCTGGATGCACGACCTCAACCACAAGCTCAGTCGTGAACTGGTGGACATGGCCCGCTCCTACCCGAATGCGGTGCTGGCCTTCGAGCGACTGGACGGGATTCGCGACCGGGTACGCGGCAGCAAGAAATTCAACCGGATGATGAGTAGCTGGGCGTTCCGTGACCTTGTCGACAAGGTGCGCTACAAGGCGGAAGCGGCTGGGGTGGGCGTGGCCTTCGTTGACCCGCGCAAAACTTCCCAGACCTGCCACCGCTGCGGGCACGCCACCAGGAGCAACCGGGCAAATCAGGCTATATTCCGATGTGTGGCGTGTGGATTCCAGACCAATGCCGACTGGAACGCCGCCACAAACATCGCTGCCGCTGGGCTGCGCGCCTTGCGGCAGGGGCCGACTGACACGGCCCGCTCTGAGCAATCGGAGCAGGCGTCGTCCTCGTTGACGGTGCCCGATGGAGTAAAGGTATGTGAGACGCAAGTCTTGCATACAGACTCTAACCTCGTAAGCCCCACGTAGGGGAGCCCCCTGACTTCAGTCAGGGGAGGATGTCAGCTGGAGGTTCTTGAGCTTGCGGCCGGACGGCCTCGTCGAAGACCTCGCGCTCCAGCCGGCGGCCGGCCTCGAAGTCGCCCCGCTGCTTGTGGAGCTCGGCCAGGGCCAGGCGGGCCTCGGCCTCCTTGGGCCGGTTGACGCTGGCGCGGCTGAGCTCTTCGGCCTGCAGCAGCTCGTAGGCCTCGCGGTGGCAGGCTTCGGCCTCCTCCAGCC
This genomic interval carries:
- a CDS encoding AAA family ATPase; this translates as MSRIDSIPRLQDCGVFRDFKWPSNLLEFGRYNVIYGWNGTGKTTLSRILRCLEKRTKPGGHVTLKLDGQEVSGEKFQTREVPIRVFNRDFVNENVFPVGGGDLPPIFVLGAESVEKQKELERLKGERATAQSRLESARSTKQRAEKDFGQFCIDQAKLIKETLRSSGQNPYNNYDKSDFCEEAEKMAAAGDGTAHRLSDEEREKLLTQHRATPKPKVQEVSYTLPDFDAILKKLSGLLTETVVSALMEALKDDHPLSEWIRQGLTLHRERQAKRCLFCEQQLPEERLARLEAHFSDQYEAFVKKIDSSIVELEEMGRQAAQLRLPNKAELYDDLEPEFQTAETGLRETLKAAQSFLEAAVQALTEKKRRLFEHVNPELQAPAVDAEVVEKLNAVIRKHNQACDDFQKRVGEARKRLARGMIAAELEEFVRRRDAIEHAKAALQAAEQEVKRLDDEIARLEREIIEHRQPAEELNEDLCKYLGHSELQLQIKETGYTITRGGVPANALSEGEMTAIALLYFLKALEDKGFDLENGIVVLDDPVSSLDASALYMAYGFIRQRVEKAGQVFIFTHNFTFFRQVRNWFHHLPGQNKKDASKRPARFYMLECLLSHGQRCASIRRLDPLLEEFESEYQYVFACIYRAVSAATSAGASLEEHYHLPNMARRLLEAFLAFRQPATPGDLWQKMKAATFEQAKKTRILRFLHTYSHGDAIGDPQHDPSLLAEAGSVLRDLLEFIESQDKVHYDHMVKLVTAEAVDDNDSPASA
- a CDS encoding transposase, whose amino-acid sequence is MEQVKHDLYGQPTGRNNRRSIRLKGYDYAQQGAYFITICTQNRARLFGEIVDGQMRLNEWNRIVAESWQWLAEQYEHVELDEWVIMPNHLHGIIVIVDDGRRRGGSQTAPTGHGRPMPTTRKPIGRLVGAFKMVSTKRMNEMRGTPGAAVWQRNYYEHIIRNEESLNRIRQYIAKNPLRWHLDRENPITEGATTQEKIWRA
- a CDS encoding type I restriction endonuclease — encoded protein: MARLTESDVEEAALEWLEAGGWQVANGPDIAPDMPAAERANYGEVILSQRLRDALARLNPTLPAEALEDAFRKLTRLEGADLLQRNRALHRLLVNGVTVEXRDRDGAIRGVQVCVLDFDQPANNDWLAVNQLAVVENRHERRPDVVLFVNGLPLAVLELKNAADESATIYFLVFEDDGSGRLVKKMAGYHHQFHAVQVAVTETLRAGFV
- a CDS encoding nucleotidyltransferase family protein, which gives rise to MAELIVAQKSALRTLCERYQVERLALFGSALRDDFDSDKSDLDFCVEFRPMTPQAHAEAYFGLLEDLESLFGRRVDLVEIGAVRNPYLKRAIEASQETLYAAA
- a CDS encoding restriction endonuclease subunit S; protein product: MAGEWRRVNLGSLAPFAYEQIIGNRSQSTTLAALRDALLPKLISGELRVKDAEKFLKERGL
- a CDS encoding helix-turn-helix transcriptional regulator codes for the protein MVFSGNDTLRLHGEALCASSPLPGAAHLVLDAPWGYALHTLPHLPRPVLVVTGVNSAPYLRDLVDLRPQGVIARPVGPQEVLAALGRVAEGECFYEGPVLEDGLLPCERAVLRRLAFGLENAEIARELGVSRRTVENRVGALREKLGLRGG
- a CDS encoding DUF86 domain-containing protein codes for the protein MPRRSREAYLWDIADACRAILEYVHGSDLSGFKQHRMLRRAVERELSIVGEAVSQATRHFPELEESIGPARQIVGFRNRIIHAYAEVDAEIVWAIVQNEVPRLLEKAETLLKEMGYGG
- a CDS encoding ImmA/IrrE family metallo-endopeptidase, whose protein sequence is MPCRISTPFWTAWGSWCTRLPCPGKQGCGGLLPASSPGLQVLLNVNATPGRQAFTLAHELAHALYRPGRLGGGKRPRLPRAPGGRGCLSGCLLGRLPG
- a CDS encoding Gfo/Idh/MocA family oxidoreductase, producing the protein MPFTARADWVAESALAYREHPGDVVAFRGAFWADYLAEPQAPLPWRAKLSGGGPAGVVGDLEAHLFDLAIWLLGVPIERVRAHVATVFPERENPNLAGILAQAGVHWASWSFRVYTRCGRSASTWSWKEKRVLCA